A stretch of DNA from Lotus japonicus ecotype B-129 chromosome 4, LjGifu_v1.2:
TGTCTACCCATCATTACTCTTGTTAAATtacaatataaattttaatgaaaattgCACAATTGCAGACACGTCATCTTAACTGACATGTCACATTAACACATCATCTTCTCCTATGTGGAACCATATCACGTCAACTTCATCCTATAGAGACCTCATCTCAACGAACCCTTGTTTCCATTCAGATCACCATGTGACCATTTAGAGCAACCACCAAATGTTTCACTTCATCGACTCCTCCACCACAACCACGAAGAGCAATCACTCACCACCACCTCATTATTCTGCCACTATGAAACCCTCCCCACAACATTTTGGACATTTGGCAACACATGTGATTGCTACAATCGAACAAATGTTTTCGTAGAGGATATAAGACAATTATTTATGTTAACATTGCCTGAATTAGCAAAAAAATTCTACTTTTCTAAAGCAATGattgtaaaaatattttcttaactGTTATCATTAACTTTCACCTACGTATTAAAATTGTTTCCGACAATCCCTATATTAAACTATATTTTAGTacaattcattaaaaaaattacaacgctcagtttttcattttatcatatttgtCTTTGTGATACTCTTCTCGGCTTCATTTCGACTTCGTCGCACACAATTTCTCCTTCCTAATCCATCAACAAAGAGTGTGATTTCCAATTCCTTCTTATACTAGGGTTTTTTCGATTTCTTTGACACTCTATGTCGCTAGGGTTTATTTTCGTGCTTTCATTCCTTATAGGCTTTCTACTATGTGGTTGCGATTTCTGTCGTGTTAAAATAACCCACATTTTAAGAGCAGGTGCACTCCATCGCTCAAGTAATATAAGATTATAAATCTCAATTATCAACCCCAATGGACTAAGCAAATACATGGTTAAGCTAGATTCAGTGTTTAGGCAATCGAATATTTGAGTCTTAGTTTGTGACCACATATGAAAGCAAAGCGAGAAATTATGAAGATTAGTGGATCATATAAAAGAAACCTCGAGACTACGATGCAATTGAAACATGTAAGACCTAGATTTTCAAAGAATcattagttaattaattttcGACTTACGCCTAGGGTTTCGTGTCGACGTAATAATGTTTGCAAAAAGTGTGTGGTTAAAGCACAAGTTACATTTCGAATGCTAAGTTCTGAATCGTGCTCAGAGACTGGTTGCAACTCGGAATATTCAAAAGGCAATCTCTCGGTGTAAAAAATACCAATTAAGTCTCGATCTTAATTAGAGAGAGAATAAGAACTTCTTATGATCCGATTGAGAATTTTTGTTTGATTTCGTGAACTTTGACAGGTTTTATTTTGGAACCCTTCGTATTCAATTTTGTACCAGTACCCCTCAATCATAACCTTTCCAATTATTGGCTTAGTCAAATCCAGTTCCACACAAATCCTAGCAAACCTTCCCCTATTACCCTCCAAGTTGTTGACATCCATACGGATCGGAGTTTCAATCACCTGAGAAACGAAGAACAGAAAGCCCTCATAATAGAAAGCTACATTGAAGCTCGGAATACAGATCCATGCTAGCATCTTGATTACTGTGGCTTCCGAGGAAATGAACTTTGCACTCCAAGTTGACACAACGAAGTGATGATCAAAGATCATCCATGGGCCACCCCTCATGACTTTATTCCTCCTGTCTTCATGCaaatcaaacttttttttttgaaaagagaaaggATAATTCATTGATAAAATAGCCTTGGGAACAAACTCTCCCAAGTAAGATAGAAAAGACAACAAagcaagaaaaaagaaagaggaAACTACATAACAGCTAAAGGAAAATGACTACAAAGGAAAAGATACAAGAAAGCTAGCAATAGTGAGCATGAGCAACTAGGTACCACACGCTCCAAGATTGCACCCCATAGAAGAAAATGAAGCAAGCCAGCAACTAGGAGCAACACCTCTTGAAAACTCAGCACCTGTACAGCACAGTAGGCAACTCGTACCATGGTCCACTTCACTACAATACATTAAGAAAGTTAGCTGCATAAATAAAATACATGCACAACAACCCACGCAGCTAACTTCCAAGTGCCAGTGGCCTCTCAAATTCATCAAGGATGGAACCTGGAAATTAGTCATTGCCTTAAGATTTCATTAGCAGTGTCTAAACCAGCAAAGTAAGACCAGATATGCAGCTCTCTCCAACATCCTGATTTCGCTAAATAATCAGCTAAAGGATTTGATTCCCGATAAATGTGGCTGATGCTAATACAGTCCACCTCTACACATAGTGCATCAATTAAATTGAGGTCTTGAATCAGTTTCCAAGGCCTGTTTACCTGGTTCAAGGTCCAGCCTACTGCAATCGTTGAGTCGCTTTCAATTTGGATGTGCCTTAGGTGATATTGTTTGCAAAAGATTAAAGCTTGGAGAATGGCTTTCACCTCTGCTTCGTAGGCCCAAAGTTCTCCCACAGCCTTGGAGAATACCCCAATAATTTGCCTTCTTGAATTTCTGAGAACACCACCCACTCCACTTCTGCCCGGGGCTCCTAGTGCAGAGCCGTCCACATTAAATTTCAGAACGCCTACCGGTGGAGGAAACCATCCATTTTTCCGATTCCTAACAGCCCTCACATTGAGCCTTAAATTCTCAAAGTTCAGAAGGAAGTCACTCGCTGTGTAAGAACAGTCCCTCCAACAAGCTTTTACCCACCAAGATATTCGGGATAAATGCAAGTCCCAAGTGGCTTCCATCGAAAATGGCTTATTGTTAAATATCAGATCATTCCTACTTAACCAAACAGACCACATCAATGCATATGGAATGAGTTCCCATAGGGTACCATCAGATTTGGCACACAGTTCAGGCCATTCAATCAGCAAGCTTTCCAATTGTTCCGGGCAGCACCACACCAAACCTTCCCTATTCATAATATCACACCAGAGTTTCCAGATTTTTGTGCAATGCAGTAATAGATGCTTCGTTGATTCCATAACCAACCCACACAAACTACATCTCCCCTGATTCTCAACTAACAACCCACGTTTTACTAGATTTTCCCTCACAGCAATTCTGTTCAAGGATGCTTGCCATACAAATATGCTGATTTTTGGTGGTACAACTTTACGAATCCTTTTTGGTACCTTGAATTCATCACTTTTCATGGTGTTTTGTTCTGCTAGAATGCAAATAGCTTTAAATGAGAAGAGGCCTCTTTGATCACCTTGCCAGAAAATACCATCTTCCCCTTTACTTGGGAGATAGGAATTTATTGTGCTGTAGAAACaactttcttcatcagtttccCATCCCAAGCAATGTCTTCGAAGCTCTATAGACCATGTCCACACTCTCTGTAGGCATATTCCCATCTCATTAACAAAAGCATCCTTCTTAACCGCCAAAGCATAGATCCGAGGGAAGGTCAGATGGAGAGGAGCTTGCGCAACCCACGGGTCAAGCCAAAACCGCACCGCACTTCCACTTCCCACTTTACATCGGATTTGATTCCGGAAAGCTTTGGCTAAGATCGAGTCCTCGTATAAAGTCTTCAGAATATCTTGCCAAACATAAGAGCAGTCATTGTAGCGATCAACCACTGAGTGAAGGATCAAACATCTGTTATCCCACCCGTATTTTGTACAGACCACTTTCCTCCACAGCGCATTTTTTTCAGTACCAAATCGCCAAGCCCATTTGAGGAGCAAAGCCTTATTTTTCCATCCCATAAATCCTAATCCAAGACCACCATATTGTTGAGCTTTGCATATCTGCTCCCATGCTACCCAGCTCACTTTCCGTTGACCCTCCCTGTTGCCCCAGAGGAATGATCTCATCAATTTCTCAAACTGAACTACCACTCCCACAGGTGCTTTAAAAATTGACATGTAGTATATAGGGACCGCAGCGATAATAGCCTTAAGGATCACAAGTCTCCCACTCAGAGAGAGAAATTTCGATCGCCAGGGAATCAATCTGACCCTCATCTTCTCTATTAGGGGCATCCAGGCTTGTTTTCTTCTAGGATTTCCACCAAGGGGGACCCCAAGATAAATGAACGGTATTTGACCAACACTAACCTCAGCTATCTTAGCCAGCTCAGTCACCCTTTCCGGGCAGATTTTGCACCCAAACAACTGCGATTTGGTGAGATTCACCTTCAACCCAGATGCCCAAAGAAATGCCTCCAAGGTATCATTTATTTTACCTAGCTGTATAGGACTGTTTTCACAAAATACGAGCGTATCGTCTGCGAATTGGAGATGGTTCATGGTTAATTCCTCACCTAATTTGAAGCCACAGTAGTGTTCATCTTGCAGTAGCAGGTTTAGCATACACGATAGAACATTCGCGCATATGTTAAAGAGCAAAGGGGAGAGTGGGTCTCCTTGTCTCAACCCTTTCTCAATAGCGAAGAAATCTGTCGGCGAGTCGTTCACTAACACAGCAAGCGTAGCTGATGAGATGCACCCATGGATCCATGTCATCCATCTCCTCCCAAACCCCATTTCCTTCATAGTGCCAATAGGAAAATTCCAGTCCACATTGTCGTAGGCTTTTGCAAAGTCAATTTTCAGCATCAATCCCCCATCCTCACATTTAGACATCACATCCACAATTTCATTCGCAATCATTATGCATTCTGAAATCTGGCGACCCCTTGTAAATGCAAACTGGTTTTCAGTGAGAATGCCCGGCATTACTAATTGCAAACGTCTAGCCAATACTTTGGCAATTAGTTTGTAGACACTGCCTATTAAACTTATTGGCCTGAAGTCTGAAGCTGAACAAGGATCATCCGATTTTGGTATCAAGGTAATAAAAGCAGCATTTAGCCCTCTCACCAATTTTCCATGAGAGTAGAAATCGTGGAATACCAGGGCAATTTCATCTTTTATAATGCTCCAAAACTCTTTGAAGAAGGTGAAATTAAAACCGTCTGGCCTAGGCGCACGGTTTCCGTCACAGGATTTAACTGCTTCCCAGATTTCCGCTTCAGAGAATTCCTCCTCGAGCAAGTCCCTCATAGTCGTGCTTAGCTTAGGCAAATTTGGACATCGGATTACTACCTTCGTTCTACCCTCTTGCTTAAAGAAGTTGTTGAAGTGAGAGAAGAGGGCACGTTTAATTGTTGTCGGGTTATTCAGATCTTCCCCATTATAAACTAGATGAGTCAGATTTTTTCGTGCCTCCCTCACCTTGCAAACTCTGTGAAAGAAGCTTGAATTCCGATCCCCTTCCCTAATCCATCGGATTCTGGATTTTTGTAACATTCGGCTCTCATGAACTCTGTATTCTTTCCAAAGCTGATTCAACGTTTCCAGCCTCTCCTTACGCAGCTG
This window harbors:
- the LOC130712282 gene encoding uncharacterized protein LOC130712282, which gives rise to MMFKHFVETYELIDLPLLRGEFTWGSTRGDGIWSRIDCWLLNDDAIIYFDGANQSVEDWSVSDHRPVSLSLGSNDFGPKLLCFFNYWLLEDGFKKMVEGWWCSAVVEGWSSFALMKKLKGLRTKIREWNKSRGVWGSEKIKVLEDQLQEVVNRMERKGIDNQLRKERLETLNQLWKEYRVHESRMLQKSRIRWIREGDRNSSFFHRVCKVREARKNLTHLVYNGEDLNNPTTIKRALFSHFNNFFKQEGRTKVVIRCPNLPKLSTTMRDLLEEEFSEAEIWEAVKSCDGNRAPRPDGFNFTFFKEFWSIIKDEIALVFHDFYSHGKLVRGLNAAFITLIPKSDDPCSASDFRPISLIGSVYKLIAKVLARRLQLVMPGILTENQFAFTRGRQISECIMIANEIVDVMSKCEDGGLMLKIDFAKAYDNVDWNFPIGTMKEMGFGRRWMTWIHGCISSATLAVLVNDSPTDFFAIEKGLRQGDPLSPLLFNICANVLSCMLNLLLQDEHYCGFKLGEELTMNHLQFADDTLVFCENSPIQLGKINDTLEAFLWASGLKVNLTKSQLFGCKICPERVTELAKIAEVSVGQIPFIYLGVPLGGNPRRKQAWMPLIEKMRVRLIPWRSKFLSLSGRLVILKAIIAAVPIYYMSIFKAPVGVVVQFEKLMRSFLWGNREGQRKVSWVAWEQICKAQQYGGLGLGFMGWKNKALLLKWAWRFGTEKNALWRKVVCTKYGWDNRCLILHSVVDRYNDCSYVWQDILKTLYEDSILAKAFRNQIRCKVGSGSAVRFWLDPWVAQAPLHLTFPRIYALAVKKDAFVNEMGICLQRVWTWSIELRRHCLGWETDEESCFYSTINSYLPSKGEDGIFWQGDQRGLFSFKAICILAEQNTMKSDEFKVPKRIRKVVPPKISIFVWQASLNRIAVRENLVKRGLLVENQGRCSLCGLVMESTKHLLLHCTKIWKLWCDIMNREGLVWCCPEQLESLLIEWPELCAKSDGTLWELIPYALMWSVWLSRNDLIFNNKPFSMEATWDLHLSRISWWVKACWRDCSYTASDFLLNFENLRLNVRAVRNRKNGWFPPPVGVLKFNVDGSALGAPGRSGVGGVLRNSRRQIIGVFSKAVGELWAYEAEVKAILQALIFCKQYHLRHIQIESDSTIAVGWTLNQVNRPWKLIQDLNLIDALCVEVDCISISHIYRESNPLADYLAKSGCWRELHIWSYFAGLDTANEILRQ